Proteins encoded in a region of the Cytobacillus pseudoceanisediminis genome:
- a CDS encoding IS1182 family transposase has translation MLSKHNPIQRDQIEMVALDELVPADHLVRKIEAAINFSFIYDLVKDKYSEKGRPSIDPVILIKLTFIQYTFGIRSMRQTIEELKTNMAYRWFLGYGFHDKVPHFSTFGKNYERRFKDTDLFEQIFYRILKTAAEKNLISAEHVFVDSTHVKASANKRKFEKKVVRKETRAYQERLQEEINQDREDHGKKPFPPDKFDKEEYKEIKESTTDPESGYYVKDERTKQFAYSFHAAADRNGFVLGAIVTPGNTHDSHILEPLVEQVIEKVSKPKAVAADAAYKTPAITSYLLKNDITPALPYTRPRTKEGFFRKHEYVYDEHFDCYICPTGEILKYTTTTKEGYRQYKSDPRICAGCPFLSQCTQSQAHQKLIQRHVWEEHVEEADHLRHHQDVKPIYEKRKETIERVFADAKEKHGMRWTTLRGLKKMSMQAMLTFAAMNLKKMANWTWQGPEMA, from the coding sequence ATGCTTTCAAAACATAATCCAATTCAACGGGATCAAATTGAAATGGTTGCTTTAGACGAACTTGTACCGGCGGACCATTTGGTCCGCAAAATTGAAGCGGCGATTAATTTCTCATTCATCTATGACTTGGTAAAAGATAAGTATTCAGAAAAAGGCCGCCCAAGTATTGACCCTGTAATATTAATTAAACTCACATTTATTCAATATACCTTCGGTATTCGCTCCATGCGTCAAACAATTGAAGAATTGAAAACGAATATGGCTTATCGATGGTTTTTAGGATATGGCTTTCACGATAAAGTTCCTCACTTCTCAACTTTCGGTAAAAATTATGAGCGCCGATTTAAAGACACCGATCTCTTTGAACAAATATTTTACCGAATCTTAAAAACCGCAGCTGAAAAGAATTTAATTAGTGCTGAACACGTTTTTGTAGATTCTACTCATGTAAAAGCGAGTGCAAATAAACGCAAATTTGAAAAGAAAGTTGTTCGAAAAGAAACCCGTGCTTATCAAGAACGCCTTCAAGAGGAGATTAACCAAGACCGCGAGGATCATGGAAAAAAGCCGTTTCCACCAGATAAGTTTGATAAAGAAGAATACAAAGAAATCAAGGAAAGTACAACAGATCCAGAGAGTGGCTACTATGTAAAAGATGAGCGTACAAAACAGTTCGCTTATTCTTTCCATGCGGCCGCAGACCGCAACGGCTTCGTGTTAGGCGCAATTGTAACCCCTGGTAACACGCATGATAGTCATATTTTAGAGCCATTGGTAGAACAAGTCATTGAGAAAGTTAGTAAACCAAAAGCTGTTGCGGCAGACGCAGCCTATAAAACACCTGCTATCACGAGCTACTTATTGAAAAACGACATCACACCTGCTTTACCTTACACACGACCTCGCACAAAAGAGGGTTTCTTCAGAAAACATGAGTATGTTTATGATGAGCATTTTGACTGTTACATTTGCCCAACTGGTGAGATATTAAAATATACTACAACTACAAAGGAAGGGTATCGTCAATATAAATCAGATCCTCGAATTTGTGCTGGATGCCCTTTCTTGTCTCAATGCACACAGAGTCAAGCACATCAAAAACTGATTCAACGTCATGTGTGGGAGGAACATGTGGAAGAAGCAGATCATCTTCGCCACCATCAAGACGTCAAACCGATCTATGAAAAACGCAAAGAAACAATTGAACGAGTATTCGCAGATGCAAAAGAAAAGCATGGCATGCGTTGGACAACCCTCAGGGGACTTAAAAAAATGTCGATGCAGGCGATGCTTACTTTCGCTGCCATGAATTTGAAGAAAATGGCCAACTGGACTTGGCAAGGTCCAGAAATGGCCTAA
- a CDS encoding YlaH-like family protein encodes MDVSQRLSFFAALFKVHENPTTGMWLLYITIVLLSILVFKLGFAKKLPIIKSAVIYTFLILGCTVLTFLGVFLPVAEGLVVAALILIIYKIRLHQEKKEQAKAE; translated from the coding sequence ATGGATGTTTCACAGCGCCTTTCTTTTTTCGCTGCTTTGTTCAAAGTCCATGAGAATCCCACAACTGGAATGTGGCTTCTATATATAACAATTGTTCTACTATCCATACTGGTTTTTAAATTAGGTTTTGCCAAGAAACTTCCTATAATAAAATCAGCTGTTATATATACCTTCTTGATTTTAGGATGTACCGTGCTTACATTTCTTGGGGTATTCCTTCCTGTAGCAGAAGGTCTTGTTGTGGCTGCGTTAATCTTGATTATCTATAAAATCCGCCTTCACCAGGAAAAGAAAGAACAGGCAAAGGCGGAATAA